In a genomic window of Saccharothrix sp. HUAS TT1:
- a CDS encoding diacylglycerol kinase family protein — MRALLVVNPQATATTPAGRDVLAHALASDVKLDVVETDYRGHAANAAAQAVVDGYDLVVAHGGDGTVNEVVNGVLRGGAQPGLPMLGVVPGGSANVFAGALGLPRDPVEATYRLLQAIEHGTSRRVSLGHVAATGAGLDHDRWFTFNAGVGWDADVVEGVEQQRARGRQASPTLYARTALTSYFTQRKQPPALTVQIPDEPQFEDVRLAFISNTDPWTYLGDKAIRLNPSTSFDGGLGLFALHGMGLPTVLRYVAHLLATDGNPKGGNLLRRDDVEYVRVTSPQPVNLQVDGDLLGACTEVEFTGVRGALTVAV, encoded by the coding sequence GTGCGCGCACTTCTGGTGGTCAACCCGCAGGCAACGGCAACCACGCCTGCCGGTCGGGACGTGCTCGCGCACGCACTGGCCAGCGACGTGAAGCTCGACGTCGTCGAGACGGACTACCGCGGCCACGCGGCGAACGCCGCCGCGCAGGCCGTCGTGGACGGGTACGACCTGGTCGTGGCCCACGGCGGCGACGGCACGGTCAACGAGGTGGTCAACGGCGTGCTGCGCGGCGGCGCGCAGCCCGGCCTGCCGATGCTGGGCGTGGTGCCCGGCGGGTCCGCGAACGTGTTCGCGGGAGCCCTCGGCCTGCCCCGCGACCCGGTCGAGGCCACCTACCGCCTGCTGCAGGCGATCGAGCACGGCACCAGCCGCCGGGTCAGCCTCGGGCACGTCGCCGCCACCGGCGCGGGCCTGGACCACGACCGCTGGTTCACCTTCAACGCGGGCGTCGGCTGGGACGCCGACGTGGTCGAGGGCGTCGAGCAGCAGCGCGCCAGGGGCCGCCAAGCCTCGCCGACCCTCTACGCGCGCACGGCGCTGACCAGCTACTTCACCCAGCGCAAGCAGCCACCGGCGCTCACCGTGCAGATCCCGGACGAACCGCAGTTCGAGGACGTGCGGCTGGCGTTCATCTCGAACACCGACCCGTGGACCTACCTCGGCGACAAGGCGATCCGGTTGAACCCGAGCACGTCGTTCGACGGCGGATTGGGCCTGTTCGCGCTGCACGGGATGGGATTGCCGACAGTTCTTCGCTATGTCGCGCATCTCTTGGCCACGGATGGGAACCCCAAAGGGGGGAACCTGCTCCGGCGCGACGACGTCGAGTACGTCCGGGTGACGAGCCCGCAACCCGTCAACCTCCAGGTCGACGGAGACCTGCTCGGCGCGTGCACCGAAGTGGAGTTCACCGGAGTGCGAGGGGCGCTCACGGTCGCTGTGTGA
- a CDS encoding trypsin-like serine protease, with protein sequence MRFTRALSAVVGATTALLSAFALTTLAPTASAEEADVQPYIIGGGTATNAPWAARLFRNGQQNCSATIIAPTWVLTAQHCVASSGTYTFRIGSLDQTTGGTMATATQIIQHPSVDLALARLDRSVAGTYAPLGTTTAVAVNQTVQLYGWGATCTNQPEINCQARYLKYANTRVTSVNGRDYRGGIAISVSRIDGIAAGGDSGGPMFATSPVDGRRYQVGVASTSDRSSRSNYTAVTRYRDWIRSYAGV encoded by the coding sequence ATGCGATTCACTCGCGCCCTGTCCGCGGTGGTCGGAGCCACTACCGCACTGCTGTCCGCCTTCGCGCTGACCACGCTGGCGCCGACTGCCTCCGCTGAAGAGGCGGACGTGCAGCCGTACATCATCGGCGGTGGCACGGCCACCAACGCCCCCTGGGCGGCCCGCCTGTTCCGCAACGGCCAGCAGAACTGCTCGGCCACCATCATCGCCCCCACGTGGGTCCTGACCGCGCAGCACTGCGTGGCCAGCTCGGGCACCTACACGTTCCGCATCGGCAGCCTGGACCAGACCACGGGCGGCACGATGGCCACCGCCACGCAGATCATCCAGCACCCGTCGGTCGACCTCGCGCTGGCGCGGCTGGACCGGTCGGTCGCGGGCACCTACGCGCCGCTCGGCACCACCACCGCCGTCGCGGTCAACCAGACCGTGCAGCTCTACGGCTGGGGCGCGACCTGCACCAACCAGCCCGAGATCAACTGCCAGGCCCGCTACCTCAAGTACGCCAACACCCGGGTGACCTCGGTCAACGGGCGTGACTACCGGGGCGGCATCGCGATCTCGGTGTCCCGGATCGACGGCATCGCGGCCGGCGGCGACTCGGGCGGCCCGATGTTCGCCACCAGCCCGGTGGACGGCCGCCGCTACCAGGTCGGCGTCGCCTCGACCAGCGACCGCTCCAGCCGGTCGAACTACACCGCCGTCACGCGCTACCGCGACTGGATCCGCTCCTACGCCGGCGTGTGA
- a CDS encoding MarR family winged helix-turn-helix transcriptional regulator, with protein sequence MDARDYGRELSTAVVAFHEAVGARLGVTAVDQRALALIAGKGPLSAGELAKEINLTPGAVTGVADRLERAGLVRREPDPGDRRRVVISAIPGAFGQVFAGLGAAMDEVAASYSPDQRQVIADWVVRTVEVLKEQTRLLTEPR encoded by the coding sequence ATGGACGCGCGGGACTACGGACGCGAGCTGAGCACGGCGGTGGTCGCGTTCCACGAGGCCGTCGGTGCCCGCCTGGGCGTGACGGCGGTCGACCAGCGCGCGCTCGCGCTCATCGCCGGCAAGGGCCCGCTGTCCGCGGGCGAGTTGGCCAAGGAGATCAACCTGACGCCCGGCGCGGTCACCGGCGTCGCCGACCGGCTCGAACGCGCGGGCCTGGTGCGGCGCGAACCCGACCCCGGCGACCGCAGGCGGGTGGTGATCAGCGCGATCCCCGGCGCGTTCGGGCAGGTCTTCGCCGGGCTGGGCGCGGCGATGGACGAGGTGGCCGCGAGCTACAGCCCGGACCAGCGGCAGGTGATCGCGGACTGGGTGGTGCGCACGGTGGAGGTCCTGAAGGAGCAGACGAGGCTGCTCACCGAGCCGCGCTGA
- a CDS encoding WhiB family transcriptional regulator yields the protein MDWRHRAICRDEDPELFFPVGNSGPALLQIAEAKTVCRRCPVVSDCLAWALESGQDAGVWGGMSEDERRALKRRNARTRARSNA from the coding sequence ATGGACTGGCGCCACCGCGCGATCTGCCGCGACGAGGACCCCGAGCTGTTCTTCCCCGTGGGGAACAGCGGTCCTGCGCTCCTGCAGATCGCCGAGGCGAAGACCGTCTGCCGCCGCTGCCCCGTCGTCTCCGACTGCCTCGCGTGGGCGCTCGAGAGCGGCCAGGACGCCGGCGTGTGGGGCGGGATGAGCGAAGACGAGCGTCGCGCCCTCAAGCGCCGCAACGCCCGCACCCGGGCCCGCAGCAACGCCTGA
- a CDS encoding SAM-dependent methyltransferase: MQNPPRWVSTSGDVERPNVARLYDYYLGGAHNFAVDREFADRSMRLVPTAAMVQHSRAFLRRAVRLCVERGIRQFLDLGSGIPTAGNVHEVAQRADPTCRVVYVDNEPATVAHSRTMLRDNAGAAIAEADVRDVGAVLGTPEVRGLLDLAEPVALLMVAILPYLPDADRPAEVVGRYRDAIADGSYLVISHLTADEQPDVVGKLLEVTAAAGTPIVARSKADVEAMLDGFDLLEPGLVLSTSWRAEDEPESGAEAVSYGAVGVKRPTG; encoded by the coding sequence GTGCAGAACCCCCCGAGGTGGGTGTCGACCAGCGGTGATGTCGAGCGCCCCAACGTGGCCCGGCTGTACGACTACTACCTCGGTGGAGCGCACAACTTCGCGGTCGACCGCGAGTTCGCCGACCGGTCCATGAGGCTGGTGCCGACCGCCGCGATGGTGCAGCACAGCCGCGCGTTCCTGCGCCGGGCCGTGCGCCTGTGCGTCGAGCGCGGCATCCGCCAGTTCCTCGACCTCGGTTCCGGCATCCCCACCGCGGGCAACGTGCACGAGGTCGCCCAACGCGCCGACCCGACGTGCCGCGTGGTGTACGTGGACAACGAGCCCGCCACCGTGGCGCACAGCCGGACCATGCTGCGCGACAACGCGGGCGCGGCCATCGCCGAGGCCGACGTCCGGGACGTGGGCGCGGTGCTGGGCACGCCGGAGGTGCGCGGCCTGCTCGACCTGGCCGAGCCGGTGGCCCTGCTGATGGTCGCGATCCTGCCGTACCTGCCCGACGCCGACCGCCCGGCCGAGGTCGTCGGCCGCTACCGGGACGCGATCGCCGACGGCAGCTACCTGGTGATCAGCCACCTGACCGCCGACGAGCAGCCGGACGTGGTGGGCAAGCTGCTGGAGGTCACGGCCGCGGCCGGCACGCCGATCGTGGCGCGGTCCAAGGCCGACGTCGAGGCCATGCTCGACGGGTTCGACCTGCTGGAGCCGGGGTTGGTGCTGTCGACGTCGTGGCGGGCCGAGGACGAGCCGGAGAGCGGCGCGGAGGCGGTGTCCTACGGCGCCGTGGGCGTGAAGCGGCCGACCGGCTGA
- a CDS encoding response regulator, with translation MLRLVVVDDHPVVRDGLRGMLGTQPDFEVVGEAAGGAEALTVVAATRPDVVVTDLRLPEPSGGALIRLLRERVPGVAVLVLTTHDTDSDVLPAVEAGAIGYLLKDAPREELFRAVRAAGRGETVLSPSVATMLLGRVRPQQPLPRARLSAREREVLELVAEGRTNREAAALLFISEATVKTHLLHIYAKLEVPDRAAAVAAGYQRGLLTGPAGPGPG, from the coding sequence ATGTTGCGCCTGGTGGTCGTGGACGACCACCCCGTGGTCCGCGACGGCCTGCGCGGCATGCTCGGCACCCAGCCCGACTTCGAGGTCGTCGGCGAGGCCGCGGGCGGCGCGGAGGCGCTGACCGTCGTCGCCGCCACCCGGCCGGACGTCGTCGTCACCGACCTGCGGTTGCCCGAACCCAGCGGCGGCGCGCTGATCAGGCTCCTCCGGGAGCGCGTGCCGGGGGTCGCGGTCCTGGTGCTCACCACCCACGACACCGACTCCGACGTGCTGCCCGCGGTCGAGGCGGGCGCGATCGGCTACCTGCTGAAGGACGCGCCCCGGGAGGAGCTGTTCCGGGCGGTCCGGGCTGCCGGCCGGGGTGAGACCGTGCTGTCGCCGTCGGTCGCCACGATGCTGCTCGGCCGCGTTCGCCCGCAGCAGCCGCTGCCGCGGGCCCGGCTGAGCGCGCGTGAGCGGGAAGTGCTCGAACTGGTCGCCGAGGGCCGGACGAACCGCGAGGCGGCGGCCCTGCTGTTCATCAGCGAGGCGACGGTGAAGACCCACCTGCTGCACATCTACGCCAAGCTCGAAGTCCCGGACCGGGCCGCCGCCGTGGCCGCCGGCTACCAGCGGGGGCTCCTGACCGGGCCGGCCGGGCCGGGACCCGGGTAG